In the Muricauda sp. MAR_2010_75 genome, one interval contains:
- a CDS encoding sugar transferase: MYSRFFKRIIDFLVSLIALLVLSPIILTLTVLLAWANNGKPFFFQKRPGKNEKIFTIIKFKTMNDKKDAQGNLLPDMERITKVGKFVRGASLDELLQLINVLKGDMSIVGPRPLLVAYLPLYNSEQAQRHNVKPGITGWAQVNGRNAISWEEKFKLDVWYVNNISFATDVKILMKTVQKVVQRDGISASEEQTMERFMGTKNG; this comes from the coding sequence ATGTATTCACGGTTCTTTAAACGGATAATAGATTTTTTGGTCTCATTGATCGCGCTACTGGTGCTGTCACCCATTATTTTAACATTGACCGTTCTGCTAGCATGGGCTAATAATGGAAAACCCTTTTTCTTTCAGAAAAGACCAGGGAAAAATGAGAAAATCTTTACTATCATCAAGTTCAAGACCATGAACGATAAGAAGGATGCCCAAGGCAACCTTCTCCCCGATATGGAACGCATCACCAAAGTGGGCAAGTTTGTGCGTGGGGCCTCCCTTGATGAACTCTTGCAACTTATCAACGTACTCAAAGGAGACATGTCCATTGTGGGGCCCAGACCCCTTTTGGTGGCTTACCTCCCACTCTACAATTCCGAACAGGCCCAACGGCATAATGTAAAACCTGGAATTACCGGTTGGGCACAGGTCAATGGGCGCAATGCCATAAGTTGGGAAGAGAAATTTAAGTTGGATGTTTGGTACGTCAATAACATCAGTTTCGCCACTGATGTAAAAATCTTGATGAAAACGGTGCAAAAAGTAGTACAGCGCGATGGAATATCGGCCAGTGAAGAGCAAACCATGGAGCGGTTTATGGGAACCAAAAATGGGTGA
- a CDS encoding glycosyltransferase family 4 protein → MTKPKVLIICSVSYSLLNFRKDFIEELVLAGYDVWCAAPDFYDDSIEKVKAMGAHPVEFNLQRKGLNPIKDFKSVWELKKIMKDLEIDFVFAYTIKPVIYGSFAAQQLNIKTFSLITGLGFTFSGVSIKSKLLGQVSRLLYKLALRKNNTAIFQNVDDKNLFLEQGILPKNKESFLVNGSGINIDRFRSKEAHEFNKGGIVNFIIIGRLMVEKGIELFLDTAVSVHKENRDAKFHVVGSPPEDLIALASRLQKLHDDGVIVHHGTQTDVRPYLNAADIFVLPTYYREGVPRSILEALSVGLPIITTKTPGCRETVLEGKNGFLIPPKELEPLQKAVSYFLDNPDKIEAMGRESRKLAEQKFDVRLINADLLRIINQNIT, encoded by the coding sequence ATGACAAAGCCAAAAGTTCTAATTATTTGTTCTGTTTCCTATTCCCTGCTTAATTTCAGAAAAGACTTTATTGAAGAACTTGTTCTAGCGGGTTATGATGTTTGGTGTGCTGCTCCTGATTTCTACGATGACAGTATTGAAAAGGTGAAAGCCATGGGCGCCCATCCCGTTGAATTCAACCTGCAAAGGAAAGGGCTAAACCCTATTAAAGACTTTAAAAGTGTCTGGGAACTTAAAAAAATCATGAAAGACCTGGAGATAGACTTTGTGTTTGCCTACACCATAAAACCGGTCATTTATGGCTCTTTTGCAGCACAACAATTAAATATCAAGACGTTTTCCCTGATCACGGGACTTGGCTTTACGTTCAGCGGCGTTTCCATAAAGTCCAAACTATTGGGTCAGGTCTCACGACTTTTGTACAAGCTTGCCCTCAGAAAAAACAATACTGCCATTTTTCAGAATGTGGATGATAAAAACCTTTTTTTGGAACAAGGTATTCTTCCCAAAAACAAGGAGTCCTTTTTAGTGAACGGTTCTGGAATCAATATAGATCGATTTCGCTCCAAAGAAGCTCATGAATTCAATAAAGGAGGTATCGTAAATTTCATCATAATTGGCCGATTGATGGTTGAAAAGGGTATTGAACTGTTCCTGGATACAGCAGTATCTGTACATAAGGAAAACAGGGACGCTAAATTCCACGTGGTTGGAAGCCCTCCTGAAGACTTGATCGCATTGGCATCAAGATTACAAAAACTACATGATGATGGTGTAATTGTACATCATGGTACGCAAACCGATGTTAGACCTTATCTCAATGCTGCAGATATATTTGTTCTGCCCACCTATTACAGGGAAGGCGTACCGAGATCCATTTTGGAAGCCTTGTCGGTAGGTTTGCCAATCATAACAACCAAAACCCCCGGATGTAGGGAAACTGTACTTGAAGGAAAAAACGGATTTTTGATTCCTCCAAAAGAATTGGAACCTCTTCAAAAGGCCGTAAGCTACTTTTTGGATAATCCAGATAAAATTGAGGCAATGGGTAGGGAAAGTAGAAAACTTGCTGAACAGAAGTTCGATGTTCGTTTGATAAATGCTGATTTACTTAGAATCATCAACCAAAATATAACATAA
- a CDS encoding glycosyltransferase: MKVLQVINSLNSGGAEKLVTDLCIAYLKKGVDVELALLNGQKTAFLERLIKISPELKIHNLGEGKSMYSPTHIFKLRRLLKQYDVVHVHLFPSFYWVGFASFLGNVRPKLFYTEHNTTNRRRNHPLLKHIDKVIYRRYTKIISISDAVHQNLQEHLGKLKKLVFQINNGINLNEVSSAKPYQKTELGFDETTTLLLQVSSFTPQKDQKTLIQSLQHLPETTHLILVGDGPLRTEQEKLAASLKLSERVHFYGLRNDVPRLLKTVDIVVLSSNFEGLSLSCVEGLASGKPFMASDVPGLTEVVQGYGILFPKGDHESLASSINKLIEDEDYYKAVVEKCMARSKDFDIEDMVEGYLQCYTGAIKK, from the coding sequence ATGAAGGTTTTACAGGTAATCAATTCTTTAAATTCAGGTGGAGCAGAAAAACTGGTCACCGATTTATGTATCGCTTATCTAAAAAAAGGGGTGGATGTTGAACTGGCTTTACTGAACGGCCAAAAAACGGCGTTTCTAGAACGCTTGATAAAAATTAGTCCTGAGTTAAAAATCCACAACTTGGGCGAAGGCAAAAGCATGTACAGTCCAACGCATATTTTTAAGCTAAGAAGATTGCTGAAGCAGTATGATGTGGTACACGTGCACCTATTTCCATCTTTTTATTGGGTTGGTTTTGCAAGTTTTCTTGGGAATGTTCGCCCTAAACTTTTCTACACCGAGCACAACACTACCAACCGACGTAGAAACCATCCCCTACTAAAACACATTGACAAGGTTATCTATAGGCGTTACACCAAAATCATTTCCATATCGGATGCAGTGCACCAAAACCTGCAGGAGCACCTTGGAAAATTGAAAAAGTTGGTGTTTCAAATCAATAATGGGATTAATCTAAATGAGGTAAGTTCCGCAAAGCCCTATCAAAAAACAGAACTGGGTTTTGATGAAACAACGACGCTTTTGTTGCAAGTATCGAGCTTTACACCTCAAAAAGATCAAAAAACACTGATTCAAAGTTTACAACATCTTCCAGAGACAACACATCTTATTCTAGTGGGTGATGGTCCGTTGAGAACAGAACAAGAAAAACTAGCGGCCTCGTTGAAGCTATCGGAAAGAGTTCATTTTTACGGACTGCGCAATGATGTGCCCCGTCTTCTAAAAACTGTTGATATTGTTGTTCTTTCCTCAAATTTTGAAGGCCTATCCCTATCTTGTGTTGAGGGGTTGGCTTCAGGAAAACCATTTATGGCTTCCGATGTGCCCGGTCTTACCGAAGTGGTCCAGGGATATGGAATCCTATTTCCCAAAGGGGACCATGAATCTTTGGCCTCGAGCATAAACAAACTGATTGAGGATGAGGATTACTATAAAGCTGTAGTTGAAAAATGCATGGCTCGATCTAAAGATTTTGATATAGAAGATATGGTAGAAGGCTATTTGCAATGCTATACGGGTGCCATTAAAAAATAA